A stretch of DNA from Lotus japonicus ecotype B-129 chromosome 4, LjGifu_v1.2:
CTCTGCAATTTTCAGAAAGTTATTTTGTTTCCGATTTTCAGGTTGGTGATACtccacaaaagaaaaagaaaggcaTACTTGGTGCTAAAGGTGTGATAAAGAAGTAAGATCATGGCTTTGAagctttctttcttttatcCTTATATACATGTTTCCTACTGGTTTTGTCTCTCCTCTTATTTcttttttagtgtttttttttggaaagaaagAATTGTATATTGAAGAAAACTTGTTAACACTCCTGATATTCGAGAGATCTAAGCCTTTGCTACTGTGAAGGAAGACTAATTGCAAGGAATGAAAGGTGATTGATTTTTATATATCTTTATCTAATCTAAATAATTCTATCAGAGATGTTTTTGATACCAGGAAAGAAAATAGTCTGCTGGTGAATGGAAGTTCTATGTTGCCTTTGCTACTGTGAAGGAAGACTAATTGCAAGGAAACAAGTTCACTGGTTGTTTCATTTGGAGAAATGGTAATAGACTATGCCTACCATGAGAGGAATGTCACTGACAATGTAGTTGTTGGTATCTAGTTTCGAGGATCTCAGATCTATGGAATTTGTTTTGGTGGacgatttttaattaattcggtTGCTAGGTGTAGTTTACAATCAATGTCTGCTTATTTAGTTTATGGGTAGAATTTATTTGAGATTTCAGAACTATGAAATTTGTTATGGTTTTAGCAATTATATGGATTGAGTATCAACTGTGAAATTAGTAATATTGCTCTAATTTTATTGGTTTCTTTTGTCAAAAAACGAATTTATTGGTTTATGTTAAAAAAAGGGACTaaattaagaagaagaaagagtaaGGTAGCAGTTATAACCGCAGCTAATGTGTAGGTAgcgattaaaaaaaaaagagtaaggtAGCggttcttaaaaaaatatttccgTATTTGCGTAGCGGTTATAACCGCTGCTAATGTGTAGGtagcaaatgaaaaaaaaaaaaggagtaaGGTAGCGGTTTCGGAAAAACAAATTCCACACTTGCGTAGCGGTTATAACTGCTGCTAGTGTATAGAGATGGGAACCGGTTCACGGAACCGCTACCTTAATTTTAATTGCGTAGCGGTTCAGAACTGCTACCCAATTTTAGCAACGCTGAGTTTAGCACCACCCCCTTAACCGCTACCCAACGTTGAACTTAACCGCTACCCAAGCCCTTTTTTGTGGTAGTGTCGCTATAGTTAAGATGTAAATAAAACTTTAATActacctattttttctttcttaacgGCGTATTATAGATAACTTAAGATTAAGAGTCCATTTACCATTTTTATATCATTCATATGATTAGATACTTAATTTTTCCCACAAACATGTTTTAAGTTTTAATCTCTATGAtttctttgaaaatgaaaataggaAATGTGAAAACCAAACACCTATATACTTATTCtcgtatgatagctcaagtggtaaaagctGATGACATATGCGTTGGGGAAGGAGAGGTCATCAACCACTGGAggttgcaatttatctttccatgAACAAAAAACACCCATATACTtcttaaattaaataaagaaataatatgatttttttatttttctaagacAACACGAGATGGTGTACGTATAGTCACAGCTTAAAATCTAGtgatttaaattttttcatttatttaaatatttttgtatCTTTTTCAGCAATTGTTATTTTTCACTAAAATTTGTACATGTTCAcacatgtttttaattttttattgaaaaaaaagagaaaatgtaAATGCAAAGTTTCCCTTCTCCccttttattaaaaaaactaaatagGAAGTGTGGAAAATGAAAGTAATTATTAATATGTTTTGTTACGTACAAAATTATAggctaataaataaataaatacactTATAAGTTTTGTTTTTCTCCTCAAAAGAGAAAACACGTGCATGCATGATGAGACAAGTTATTTTGGGAGCGCTAATCTCGTTACTTGTTGCTGCTAAAAACATGCTCTGCTTCAAATCTTTCACCCACAAACAAAAACTTATACACACACAACACAACCCTCCCTTATTCCTCTCCTCGCTTATCaaactttctttcttttattactCACTTTTCTCCCTGCATTTGTTTTGTTTATTCCTTGAAACTCACAACTCAATTTGTTCTCCAATGGATGAAGAGTACGATGTAATTGTCCTAGGCACAGGCCTCAAGGAATGCATCCTCAGTGGTCTTCTCTCAGTTGATGGCCTCAAAGTAATTTCTCTTCTCTCACTCACTCtctttatttattgattttcaTTTGATCatgccatttttcttttgcattTCTTAATGCAACATTAGATTGTTAAAGAAATGATGTTAAGATTGATGATGATACATCAGAAAAGGTTGATTCAGATTGTGTATTCCAAGGAAAGTGGCAACAGTATTATTAAAAACTTGAGATAAACTATTCTATATATGTAGGCTTTAGGAAAATAGAAatagagaaaaacaaaatggaAATGGAAATGAAAGATGAAATCACAAACACAAACCTAGCTTGAAATGAAAATTTAGGCTTGTTACTAAGATTAATATTGCAGTGTGGATTATACCTTTTTTCCCCTGAAAATTGTTGAAATGAAAGATGAAATTATGAATATTTAGCCAAACATACCAATGGCTCTAGGGTAgtggtttttattttgtttttgcaTCGGTGTCATTTTCAGCCAACTTCTCTCCCTCACCTCTTCATGCAAGATCTAAACCGTTGATTTTATCAAACACTTTAAAGAAGCTCGAAACTCAAATCACAAGGTGGAACTTGGATTATGAGATGTTGTAGATAGTAAGATATAACATCAATAGCTTAGATCTCAGATGGAGAAAGGGATGAGGCAAGTTGTCCGGagagtatgaaataaaattGTCCAATGAGTGCTTTAAAGACATTTttagagaaatcaagaaaggaAATATGGATTCTCTCATGTCAAATTTTTGTGGTTATCTTTCTCTTTACATCTATTAAATATGTGAAACcctttaaatatttatgaagagAGATATACACAATATTTCACTTGACATTGTCATGTGACATGAGAGAATCATAATCCATTCAAAACATGAAAGAATTCATTTTgcatcaaaaaaataaaagattaaaGACACAAAAATGTTAAATTTTATCCAATGCTTTCTATTTGTGATTCCTTACAAAGTGTTGTAAGATTAATCATGAGCATCTGGCCCTTTTCTTGTACCTCAAGGCTCAAATGTAAGTCCTCCCTTTGCATGTAGGTAATGTGAaaaataagagagtgaaaatgAAACAATTTTAGGCAACACTTCAACTAAATTTAGGTAACATGATCAAAAGTTCAGCTGTAAAGAGCTATTCTGTCAGTAATTACAATTTTACAAATATAACAATATCCACTCCTCTAATCATTACAATTACATAACATTGCTTACTAGGACAGTTACTTTGCTTGCTAAAACATCCTAATCAAGCTAAAACAACCATAATGCTAAAACTAATACTAAAAGGGTCACTTATTTGTGTATTTGAAAAGATGTTCAATAATTACAGAATGCTCTATGCATCTCAATCAATTTTCATGTTCTTGATGCTTCAGTCCATGACCATATATAGTCGTATTCCTTTTTTTCTTGCTCACTTGAATTAGGTGTTGCACATGGATCGAAATGACTACTATGGAGGGGCTTCTACATCTCTTAATCTAACTCAGGTCCCTCTCTTCTGATGCAGATTTTCAGTATAAGTATTCTCCTTTCTATTTCATGTTAGTTTTTTCTTTCACTCATGTGAAAACTCATATTCTGCTATATAGCTATGGAAGCGATTCAGGGGAGATGACAAGTCACCAGAGCACTTGGGCTCTAGCAGAGAATTCAATGTTGATATGATTCCTAAGGTAATTTCTTTCAAATGTCATAGCAAAAGTGTATATTCATTTTTGTATTGTTTCCTTCATTTTCTGTTGAGGTGTTGAAACACTTATGCATGTTGTACCTTCAAAATTACTTTAAAATTTTAGTTCGACAACTAGCATGTTAACTTCTTTTTCATcgaaatcaattctgaaacccaGAAACTACTCATGAAAGCTTCTCCCATTGATTAATTTtgtcttcagaatcaattatacaAGGGTTCCCAAACATGCACAACCAACATGTGCTTATTTGCTTATATTTCTTGGTTCTTGCCCATACATGGTAGGCTATGTAGTCCAAGTTCTTCTGTTTCTTTCTATTTGAGCAGACAACTCTATTGTAAAACAATCTTTGATGTGTAAAACAAAATGCTATTTTCTTCAAGTTCTCTTTCATGATTGAATAGCTTAGCTTTTGTCTTTTTCTTGGATTTTCCATCATTTGGACTGTACTTTCTTCTTACATGTTTTGATTGTTTTCTATGTGTATTCAATTATGACAAAAACTAACTTTTGATTTGTTTCTTGGTAGTTTATGATGGCCAATGGAGCCTTGGTCCGTGTTCTCATCCACACAGATGTTACAAAGTATTTGAACTTCAAAGCTGTAGATGGAAGCTTTGTCTATAATAAAGGAAAGGTATGCACCATATTCTTTACATTCATTTGAATTCTCCACAATTCTATTCTTCTAAATTGCAAGCTGAGAAATTTCTGTCTTTATTATTTACCTTTAGATATACAAAGTTCCAGCAACAGATGTTGAAGCCCTCAAGTCCCCTTTAATGGGACTGTTTGAGAAGCGCCGTGCTCGGAAGTTCTTCATTTATGTCCAAGATTATGAAGTAAGTGATCCCAAATCTCATGAAGGACTAGATTTGAACCAAGTTACTGCAAGGCAGCTGATATCGAAATATGGGTTGGAAGATGATACCATTGACTTCATTGGTCATGCCTTGGCACTTCATCTTGATGATAGTTACCTGGATACACCAGCCAAAGATTTTGTGGAGAGAATCAAGGTACCAATTCACAAATTATCCTCATAAGAATGCATCAAATATCTTCTATGTCACATACATTTCAGTTTCAATGTGTTTGTGTCATGATTGATATGCACAACTATAATTCAAATTCCTAAAGGACTTTAAAGTCCTAGAATTCACTTGGCTTTTCTTTCTGTCTTACTTGCTACCAGAGGAAGCATTAAATATCTTCAATGCCAAACTCATTTCAGTTTCAACATGTTGGTCTCATCTCACAATGATATTAAAATCAAGGCACTTAATCATGGAAACATTATGGCGTCCTAAAGAGTCAAATAAAGAATTGTTAATTTACATCAGAAGCTAAATCCTTAATGCTTTATGCTAAAATGACAACCCCATTAAGGGAAAACTAGATGATAATTAAAAGATTTTTACTGTCTACTAGAATCTAGCATCAACAATGTTGCTTTTGACATTAGTGTTACACTGTTATGTGCTATCATCCTCTTTCTGGACCATACAGCCATTGGCATATGTTGATTTTTCGGTTAATTTGAAGAGTCACATGAAGCACTTTGGTTCATTTGGCAGGTTTATGCAGAGTCCCTAGCTCGCTTTCAAGGAGGTTCACCTTACATATATCCACTATATGGGCTGGGAGAGTTGCCTCAGGTTTTCCATATCTGTCTTCCCTTGTAAATTTAGAGCCCATTTGGATATGATATTGAAGAttatctactagaaaatgcattaaataaccTTCAATAAGTGTTCtttggtttgcatccaaacTACTACTTAGTATACTTCAGGAACTAATGTCGACTCTTTGCATGGTTGGAAGGCATTTGCCCGTTTGAGTGCTGTGTATGGTGGAACATACATGCTGAACAAGCCAGAATGCAAGGTAATTTTGTTACAATACTTCTGTATTCAGGAAATTCAATTGATTTACTATATTCAAGCTTGTATTTAGAATCAGGAGAATTAAATTGAAATTCTCCTGATACTGTTTTATCTTGTCTGatactgttttcttcttctttctttttggagTTATTTTAAAGATGTTCATTTGTCCTTACTAGTTGTTctgttttctttcaattttattCCTTTATTTTCTGGTTCACCAATTCCTGATCAAAAAAAGTAGCTTGTGGgtgtcataattgattttgaggaaagagaagttgatccaaacatgctattaatcTTCTGGTACACAGGTAGAGTTTGACAGTGCTGGGAAAGCCATCGGCGTGACATCAGAAGGAGAAACTGCAAAATGCAAGAAAGTTGTGTGTGATCCATCATATCTTCCTGATAAGGTATCATCAGTGAGCTATATTTTCATGAGTGTCTTATTTAGTTATTGGAAATGTTAGTGTGCATGAATGTCTAAACATGAATTGCAGCAGAACATGCTGAAGTGTGATCTCTATCTTACACTATTTGATTGATCCAACAGGTTCGAAATGTCGGAAAAGTTGCGCGTGCAATATGTATCATGAGCCATCCTATTCCAGACACTAATGATTCTCACTCAGCACAAGTCATTCTGCCCCAGAAGCAACTTGGCCGTAAATCAGATATGTAAGTTTGCTTTGAATAACTGTAGTGCTTTCACATTTTACTAAATACAAATGAAAAGAACAAATCATTACCAAATCCATGGGAACCACCAATTGAGTGATAGACAAGTCCTCCTAAAAATTCTTAATATCTTCCTCTctctaaacaaaaataaaaaggtCATGCTCATGATCTTGAGTTTTAAGTTGCAGgagttataaaattaaaaaagagtAAAAGAATGGAATGTTCTTACATCCAACTTTATAGGTTGTGTTCCCTGATTTCCATTGTTATTGCAGGTACCTCTTCTGCTGCTCTTATGCTCACAATGTAGCACCAAAAGGAAAATATATTGCTTTTGTCACTACAGAAGCAGAGACTGACCAACCT
This window harbors:
- the LOC130716275 gene encoding guanosine nucleotide diphosphate dissociation inhibitor At5g09550, whose amino-acid sequence is MDEEYDVIVLGTGLKECILSGLLSVDGLKVLHMDRNDYYGGASTSLNLTQLWKRFRGDDKSPEHLGSSREFNVDMIPKFMMANGALVRVLIHTDVTKYLNFKAVDGSFVYNKGKIYKVPATDVEALKSPLMGLFEKRRARKFFIYVQDYEVSDPKSHEGLDLNQVTARQLISKYGLEDDTIDFIGHALALHLDDSYLDTPAKDFVERIKVYAESLARFQGGSPYIYPLYGLGELPQAFARLSAVYGGTYMLNKPECKVEFDSAGKAIGVTSEGETAKCKKVVCDPSYLPDKVRNVGKVARAICIMSHPIPDTNDSHSAQVILPQKQLGRKSDMYLFCCSYAHNVAPKGKYIAFVTTEAETDQPEVELKPGIDLLGPVDETFYDIYDRYEPTNDHAADGCFISKSYDATTHFETTVKDVVEIYSKITGKVLDLSVDLSAASATAEE